A genomic segment from Thermococcus sp. LS1 encodes:
- a CDS encoding 4Fe-4S dicluster domain-containing protein, protein MTRRILHVDYSLCIGCETCEAVCDFLHGGKPNIRIYYTVTGLPIPINCRHCERAPCMDVCPAGAIYRDSDGAVIINPDKCIGCYMCLAVCPFGVPSFDVKVKAMTKCDMCADRRRLGMGPACAEMCPAEAIFFGKPEEVEDRIRRRTAEKIARERISSVSMEGVGRIL, encoded by the coding sequence ATGACGAGAAGAATCCTTCACGTTGATTACAGCCTATGTATTGGCTGTGAGACGTGTGAGGCAGTCTGTGACTTCCTCCATGGCGGCAAGCCCAACATAAGGATTTACTACACTGTCACCGGACTTCCGATTCCGATAAACTGCCGCCACTGCGAGAGGGCACCCTGTATGGACGTCTGTCCTGCGGGAGCGATTTACCGCGACAGCGACGGAGCCGTTATAATAAACCCTGACAAGTGCATAGGCTGCTACATGTGTCTCGCCGTCTGTCCCTTCGGCGTGCCAAGCTTTGACGTCAAGGTAAAGGCAATGACTAAGTGTGACATGTGTGCCGACAGGAGAAGGCTTGGCATGGGGCCTGCCTGTGCTGAGATGTGTCCGGCAGAGGCAATATTCTTTGGAAAGCCCGAAGAGGTGGAGGACAGGATAAGGCGCAGGACGGCTGAGAAGATAGCCCGGGAGAGAATTTCCTCTGTGAGTATGGAGGGTGTCGGGAGGATACTTTAG
- a CDS encoding endonuclease V, with amino-acid sequence MELGKKLKKIAEVQRKLALRVVESLLEIEKVQTVAAVDVSYRENTARAAFLLCSFPDCKVLKTKVVETEVSFPYVSTFFFLRETRPVLLALRGEDFDLLLVEGHGKAHPRGYGLASHVGLLIERPTIGVAKKPLRGVPERSFVRVGKAYVSVGHLIDLDSAARIVEALLERGYPKPLRLADRLSKRGSL; translated from the coding sequence ATGGAATTAGGGAAAAAGCTCAAAAAAATTGCGGAAGTCCAGCGAAAGCTTGCCCTGAGGGTAGTAGAGAGCCTGCTCGAGATCGAAAAAGTCCAAACTGTCGCGGCTGTGGACGTTTCATACAGAGAAAACACAGCCAGAGCTGCCTTTCTCCTCTGCTCCTTCCCAGACTGCAAGGTTCTAAAGACAAAGGTCGTGGAAACTGAGGTAAGCTTTCCATACGTATCCACCTTCTTTTTCCTGCGGGAGACAAGGCCAGTTCTGCTGGCTCTCCGTGGTGAGGATTTTGACCTCCTCCTCGTTGAGGGCCACGGGAAGGCTCACCCACGGGGCTACGGACTGGCTTCCCACGTCGGCCTGCTCATCGAAAGACCCACCATAGGAGTTGCCAAGAAGCCCCTCCGCGGCGTCCCTGAGAGGTCTTTCGTGAGGGTGGGAAAAGCTTATGTAAGCGTCGGACATTTAATCGATTTAGACTCTGCGGCGAGAATTGTTGAGGCCCTGCTGGAACGAGGCTATCCGAAACCGCTGAGGCTCGCAGACAGACTGTCAAAGAGGGGAAGCTTATGA
- a CDS encoding ABC transporter substrate-binding protein, which translates to MPMKKTAVLLIFLMLGAAIAAGCISSNKTTTTPTVTSTTPSETSSPSPGPTTTSSASPSETTTTTTEKQYYPITITDFADREVTIEKEPMRVVTLAPSITENLYYLGLFDRVVGVTDYDDFPPEVADVTRIGGYGQYANLEIIASLKPDLILVDSFSMQILEDLEKIAPVVVVDPHSLNDIPKALELLGKIFNKEDAAASATAEFQAEIDAISSAVKDEPKLKVFYVVWNNPLMTAGGDTFISDIINLAGGENIFADAEGWPTVSIEQVIERDPDVIILTPHCGMTVQDIYNSELANTKAAKEGKVFVIENENDLIHPSPRVVRGLETLAKLLHPKAFETAYPLTVTDFAGRQVTIESEPVRIVSLAPSITESLFYIGAGDKVIGVTDYDDFPPVVKNITSVGGYGQYANLEIIASLNPDLILADSFSMSILDDLEKIAPVVIVDPKNISDIYRAIEMLGEITNREEGARAVVADMQAKVSYITSMVNGQEKPKVLLITWWNPLYVPGSGTFQDDLIRLAGGENIFADVSGWAQVSIEQVLERNPDVIILSAHAGITAEELCSTELVNTNALKKGMVFTISDDNLVSRPGPRIVYGLEEIAEFLHPELFNYQPQPLVCSATSSASG; encoded by the coding sequence ATGCCAATGAAAAAGACCGCCGTCTTGCTCATATTCCTAATGCTTGGAGCGGCCATAGCGGCTGGCTGTATAAGCTCAAACAAGACAACTACCACTCCGACCGTGACGAGCACTACCCCAAGCGAAACATCAAGCCCGAGCCCCGGCCCAACGACCACTTCGAGCGCAAGCCCAAGTGAAACGACAACAACGACAACCGAGAAGCAATATTATCCTATTACAATAACCGACTTCGCAGATAGGGAAGTAACAATCGAGAAAGAGCCAATGAGAGTCGTCACCCTAGCCCCAAGCATCACTGAGAACCTCTACTACCTTGGTCTTTTCGACAGGGTAGTCGGCGTTACGGACTACGACGACTTCCCACCAGAGGTTGCGGACGTAACCAGAATCGGCGGCTACGGTCAGTACGCGAACCTCGAAATCATAGCTTCACTCAAGCCGGATCTCATCCTCGTGGACAGCTTTTCCATGCAGATTCTGGAGGATTTAGAGAAGATAGCCCCCGTTGTGGTCGTTGATCCCCACAGTCTGAACGATATCCCGAAGGCCCTTGAACTCCTCGGGAAGATATTCAACAAGGAAGATGCCGCCGCTTCCGCAACAGCGGAATTCCAGGCAGAGATAGATGCCATCAGCTCGGCGGTTAAGGATGAGCCCAAGCTTAAGGTCTTCTACGTTGTCTGGAACAATCCGCTTATGACTGCCGGTGGCGACACATTCATCAGCGACATCATAAACCTTGCCGGAGGGGAAAACATCTTCGCGGACGCTGAAGGCTGGCCGACTGTCAGCATCGAGCAGGTCATCGAGAGGGACCCTGATGTGATAATACTTACCCCTCACTGCGGCATGACCGTCCAAGACATTTACAATAGCGAGCTCGCCAACACGAAGGCGGCCAAGGAAGGAAAGGTCTTCGTGATTGAGAACGAGAACGACCTTATTCACCCGAGTCCAAGGGTTGTTAGAGGTCTGGAAACCCTCGCCAAGCTCCTTCACCCGAAAGCATTCGAGACGGCATATCCACTCACGGTTACGGACTTTGCCGGCAGGCAGGTTACTATCGAGAGCGAGCCGGTGAGAATAGTCTCCCTCGCACCGAGCATTACAGAAAGCCTATTCTACATCGGAGCCGGTGATAAGGTGATTGGAGTTACAGACTACGATGACTTCCCGCCCGTGGTCAAGAACATCACGAGTGTAGGGGGCTACGGTCAGTATGCTAACCTTGAGATAATAGCGTCCCTAAACCCGGACCTCATCCTCGCGGACAGCTTCTCGATGTCGATACTGGACGACCTCGAAAAGATAGCCCCTGTCGTCATAGTAGACCCAAAGAACATCAGTGACATCTACAGGGCGATAGAGATGCTTGGAGAGATAACCAACCGTGAGGAGGGAGCAAGGGCAGTGGTTGCTGACATGCAGGCGAAGGTGAGCTATATCACCTCGATGGTCAACGGGCAGGAGAAGCCTAAGGTGCTCCTCATAACCTGGTGGAACCCGCTATACGTTCCGGGCAGCGGCACCTTCCAGGACGACCTAATCAGGCTCGCGGGCGGTGAGAACATATTCGCCGACGTGAGCGGCTGGGCTCAGGTAAGCATCGAACAGGTTCTCGAGAGAAACCCTGACGTGATAATACTATCCGCCCATGCAGGCATCACTGCGGAGGAGCTCTGCAGCACCGAGCTCGTGAATACAAACGCCCTCAAGAAGGGCATGGTCTTTACTATCAGCGACGACAACCTTGTCTCAAGGCCGGGACCGAGGATAGTCTACGGCCTCGAGGAAATAGCCGAGTTCCTGCACCCGGAGCTCTTCAACTATCAGCCACAGCCACTCGTTTGCAGCGCGACTTCTTCGGCATCTGGCTGA
- a CDS encoding DUF120 domain-containing protein has protein sequence MKRLKLLILLAKKGAIGEKVKITLRELANELGVSPQSVLRLLDEMEEEGLISKDVEGRKTYVEISHEGLAFLENLCDAISEVLYNGIIIGEVISGIGEGAYYVRQYSHLIREYLGFDPYPGTLNVRVLFPRTVFDALCGVRPVVLPGFAKDGRTFGDVKAYRVRIGDVEGAIVIPSRTVHPPRIAEIIAPVYLRKELSLEDGSRITIRVVK, from the coding sequence ATGAAGAGGCTCAAACTGCTCATCCTGCTAGCAAAGAAAGGAGCGATAGGAGAAAAGGTCAAAATAACTCTAAGAGAGCTTGCAAACGAGCTCGGCGTATCACCCCAGTCGGTTCTAAGGCTGCTCGATGAAATGGAGGAGGAAGGACTTATATCGAAAGACGTCGAGGGAAGAAAGACGTACGTGGAAATAAGCCATGAGGGATTAGCTTTCCTTGAGAATCTCTGCGACGCCATCTCAGAGGTCCTCTACAACGGGATAATTATCGGGGAGGTCATATCGGGAATCGGTGAGGGAGCCTATTACGTCAGACAGTACTCCCACCTGATAAGGGAGTACCTCGGCTTTGACCCTTACCCTGGAACGCTGAACGTCAGGGTTCTGTTCCCGAGGACTGTCTTTGATGCACTCTGTGGGGTCAGACCGGTCGTGCTTCCGGGCTTTGCTAAAGATGGGAGGACTTTTGGTGATGTAAAGGCCTATCGCGTCAGAATCGGTGACGTGGAGGGGGCCATAGTGATACCCTCGAGGACTGTTCACCCACCAAGAATAGCCGAGATAATCGCCCCGGTCTACCTCAGGAAGGAGCTCAGCCTTGAAGATGGCTCTAGAATAACCATAAGGGTTGTGAAATGA
- a CDS encoding haloacid dehalogenase: MELKEIIDKIREVLDEKDSLREDALRITREIVRLSGDTIKALHRGDAKTAEERLNIAREKVNHLKEKLKDHPDLYFTGYVQSAHQEFVEATLFYSYITGKDFPSPEELAVPHADYALGIGDFIGELRRYFLLLLLDGNIEDAEKVYRFMEETYEELMTLEYPKGLVNVRQKQDQARHILERTLEDLTRAKLNRNLEEKLGKVLND; encoded by the coding sequence ATGGAACTGAAGGAGATTATTGACAAGATTAGAGAAGTTCTTGACGAGAAGGACTCACTTCGGGAGGATGCCCTAAGGATAACAAGAGAAATCGTCCGCCTGAGCGGAGACACAATAAAAGCCCTTCACAGGGGAGACGCTAAGACTGCCGAAGAAAGGCTCAACATTGCGCGCGAAAAGGTTAATCATCTGAAGGAGAAGCTGAAAGACCATCCAGACCTATACTTCACGGGCTACGTTCAGAGCGCCCATCAGGAGTTCGTGGAGGCAACTCTGTTCTACAGCTACATAACCGGAAAAGACTTTCCCTCTCCGGAGGAGCTTGCCGTACCTCACGCTGATTACGCGCTCGGCATAGGCGACTTCATAGGCGAGTTGAGGAGGTACTTTCTGCTTCTGCTCCTCGACGGAAATATTGAAGATGCCGAAAAAGTTTATCGCTTCATGGAAGAAACTTACGAGGAGCTCATGACGCTCGAGTATCCAAAAGGCCTGGTGAATGTGAGGCAGAAGCAGGATCAGGCGCGACATATACTCGAAAGAACCCTCGAGGACCTGACGAGGGCGAAGCTCAACAGGAACCTTGAGGAGAAGCTCGGGAAGGTGTTAAATGATTAA
- a CDS encoding CBS domain-containing protein — translation MVIIPRPIDPREIRRIRKELGITQEELAEKAGVTQAYIAKLETGKVDPRLSTFNRILQALLECKKAQLRAKDVMSSPVISVKPYESVENVIRIMNERNISQIPVIAGNKVVGSVTERTLVRQSLEYEDIYDRKVMEVMEEPFPIVNEDEDLEVVKYLLEEHPAVLVQDREGRIKGIITRVDIFRIGKERE, via the coding sequence ATGGTGATAATACCCCGCCCCATTGATCCGAGGGAGATACGGCGAATTCGAAAGGAGCTCGGGATAACTCAAGAGGAGCTCGCCGAAAAGGCTGGCGTGACTCAGGCCTATATCGCCAAGCTCGAGACGGGAAAGGTTGATCCCCGACTGTCAACTTTCAATCGAATTCTTCAGGCCCTTCTCGAGTGCAAAAAGGCCCAGCTAAGGGCCAAGGACGTGATGTCTTCCCCAGTTATCTCTGTCAAGCCCTACGAGAGTGTTGAAAATGTTATCCGAATTATGAACGAGCGCAACATCTCGCAAATTCCGGTCATAGCCGGCAATAAGGTCGTTGGCTCGGTCACGGAGCGAACCCTCGTGAGGCAAAGCCTCGAGTACGAGGACATCTACGACAGAAAGGTCATGGAGGTCATGGAGGAGCCGTTTCCGATAGTGAACGAGGATGAAGACCTTGAGGTCGTAAAGTATCTCCTGGAGGAGCATCCGGCCGTCCTTGTTCAGGATAGAGAAGGCAGGATAAAAGGAATCATTACCAGAGTGGACATTTTCCGGATCGGCAAGGAACGGGAGTAG
- a CDS encoding PRC-barrel domain-containing protein, with product MVMRLSRLYGKQIYNTKGYYVGYVDEILIEIDRGRGKVLALGLPGEKVGVPYDRVTAIGDIILVKAKEE from the coding sequence ATGGTGATGCGTCTCTCGAGGCTCTACGGGAAGCAGATCTACAACACCAAAGGCTATTACGTTGGCTACGTTGATGAGATACTCATAGAGATAGACAGGGGACGCGGAAAGGTTCTCGCGCTTGGACTGCCGGGAGAAAAGGTCGGTGTTCCCTACGACAGGGTCACTGCAATAGGCGACATAATACTGGTGAAGGCAAAAGAAGAGTGA
- a CDS encoding DHH family phosphoesterase has protein sequence MRVLILGGGAIGRSIAESLKGEFEIIIIEKDELRAKALEESGFQVIQGDFSYTATLLKAGIEKAELVIITTMNVDTIKKTVYVIRTNNKEVPILTILPDDVSLEELVSQINEEFEAEIKVDYAISPRSALKDAMVRTVEMLGEKKNANLLVKKLKELKSKGDSLLIVMHDNPDPDAIASATALSVIAQTLGFKTQIVYGGEITHHENRAFVNLLGIDLRKISRGSYELKRYPFIALVDCQPNGNLTILDQGDYEKIKVLIDHHQILQHLQELLPEDAFLDIRPEVHSSSAILAEYLRMLNISVNPVLGTALFYGIYIDTKKFSKLSHVDLKAIEFLAGKVDYELLDKIEHPDISTETAEILAKAIMNRRIYKNVVISNVGFITNRDAIAESADFLLRLEGITTVLVFGIVDDRIEISARTRDVRVNIGAVLREAFGDIGSGGGHAQSGGARIPLGIFKLAKDKSSLLRLAEEAITEKFLEALKVKEA, from the coding sequence ATGCGGGTGCTGATACTCGGAGGTGGCGCAATCGGCCGCTCGATAGCCGAGTCCCTCAAAGGAGAGTTTGAAATCATAATCATCGAGAAGGACGAGCTCCGTGCTAAAGCCCTAGAGGAGAGCGGTTTTCAGGTGATTCAGGGAGATTTCTCGTATACAGCCACACTTCTCAAAGCTGGAATTGAGAAGGCCGAGCTTGTTATAATCACGACCATGAACGTGGATACAATCAAGAAGACCGTCTATGTTATCAGAACCAACAACAAAGAAGTTCCAATCCTTACCATTCTCCCCGATGATGTGAGCCTCGAAGAGCTTGTCTCCCAGATAAACGAAGAGTTTGAGGCCGAAATCAAGGTGGACTACGCTATCTCTCCGAGGAGTGCCCTCAAGGATGCCATGGTGAGAACCGTCGAAATGCTCGGAGAGAAGAAGAACGCCAATTTACTCGTTAAGAAGCTCAAGGAACTTAAGAGCAAGGGGGACTCCCTCCTTATCGTCATGCACGACAATCCTGATCCCGATGCCATAGCCAGCGCGACCGCTTTGAGCGTCATAGCCCAGACTCTCGGCTTCAAGACCCAGATAGTCTATGGTGGAGAGATAACCCACCACGAGAACAGGGCTTTCGTCAACCTCCTCGGGATAGACCTGAGAAAGATATCCCGCGGCTCCTACGAGCTGAAGCGCTATCCCTTCATAGCCCTCGTTGACTGCCAGCCCAACGGAAACCTGACGATACTCGACCAGGGGGACTACGAGAAGATAAAGGTTCTCATCGACCACCACCAGATACTCCAGCACCTCCAGGAGCTTCTCCCGGAGGATGCGTTCCTCGACATAAGGCCGGAGGTTCATTCGTCCTCCGCTATACTCGCGGAATACCTCAGAATGCTCAACATTTCGGTCAACCCCGTCCTTGGGACTGCACTCTTCTATGGCATTTACATCGACACCAAGAAGTTCTCGAAGCTCAGCCACGTCGATTTGAAGGCCATCGAGTTCCTGGCCGGAAAGGTGGACTACGAGCTCCTCGACAAGATAGAGCATCCCGATATAAGCACAGAGACAGCCGAGATACTCGCCAAGGCCATAATGAACAGGCGCATCTACAAGAACGTGGTCATCTCGAACGTCGGATTCATCACCAACCGCGACGCCATAGCAGAATCGGCGGACTTCCTCCTGAGGCTCGAGGGAATAACGACGGTTCTCGTCTTCGGCATCGTTGACGACAGGATAGAGATTTCAGCCAGAACGCGCGACGTTAGGGTAAACATAGGTGCGGTCCTCAGGGAGGCCTTCGGAGACATAGGAAGCGGTGGCGGTCATGCTCAGTCCGGCGGTGCCAGAATTCCGCTAGGAATCTTCAAGCTAGCCAAGGACAAGAGCTCTCTCCTGAGGCTGGCGGAAGAGGCAATAACAGAAAAGTTCCTAGAGGCGCTAAAAGTTAAAGAGGCTTAG
- a CDS encoding DMT family transporter, with translation MNTLILGVLAAITSAFSWAASTILIKMGMRNKSPVAVNIFRLYAVSIMFAVIFLINGTFSQIAVLPPELLLVAFVSAQFGFVVGDYFYFNALKLMGVSRTVPITSTYPLWTILWAFLFLGRKISPQVIVGAILVVMAITVVRKAGEEEHINPRGFVFALLAPVSWSFAILTMDWLTRSIDVLPLAGMRMMFAAIGVSLFLPRYGKELREITRREAIVLIGAAISGLMLGQYLFVYSVNLVGSQIAAPVSAINPIIASALAILLLKEPPNKKILEGLILAVLGVILISTA, from the coding sequence ATGAACACGCTGATCCTCGGAGTTCTAGCTGCCATCACCTCCGCATTCTCATGGGCAGCATCGACGATACTAATAAAGATGGGTATGAGGAACAAAAGTCCCGTGGCGGTTAACATCTTCCGCCTCTATGCCGTTTCTATAATGTTCGCGGTTATCTTTCTCATCAACGGTACTTTTTCTCAAATAGCCGTGCTTCCGCCAGAGCTTCTTCTGGTGGCATTCGTCTCGGCACAGTTCGGCTTTGTCGTAGGAGACTACTTCTACTTCAACGCCCTCAAGCTCATGGGTGTTTCAAGGACAGTGCCCATAACCTCAACCTATCCCCTTTGGACGATACTCTGGGCCTTCCTCTTCCTCGGAAGAAAGATAAGCCCACAGGTCATCGTCGGCGCCATACTCGTTGTCATGGCCATAACCGTCGTCAGGAAGGCAGGGGAAGAGGAGCACATAAACCCCAGGGGGTTTGTCTTCGCCCTTCTCGCACCCGTTTCATGGAGCTTCGCGATACTGACCATGGACTGGCTCACCCGGAGCATAGACGTTCTCCCCCTGGCGGGAATGAGAATGATGTTTGCGGCAATAGGTGTTTCCCTCTTCCTGCCGAGATATGGGAAAGAGCTCAGAGAAATAACCCGGAGAGAGGCCATTGTCCTTATAGGCGCCGCCATCAGCGGGCTCATGCTCGGGCAGTACTTATTCGTCTATTCGGTCAACCTCGTGGGTTCTCAGATAGCGGCGCCAGTATCAGCGATAAATCCAATAATAGCCTCTGCTCTGGCAATTTTGCTCCTGAAGGAGCCGCCCAACAAGAAGATACTGGAGGGTCTCATTCTGGCGGTGCTCGGAGTCATACTTATATCCACCGCCTGA
- a CDS encoding 4Fe-4S dicluster domain-containing protein, whose protein sequence is MTVLKVELCVGCGVCAKACPYSAISVFEDSVRRIVFDPKKCEECSFECNEACPTGALEGKPDKRELVFEFAYCAICEKRLNVVKEEAEYLAKKLIELGENPEIAFLCDDCKRKRLFGVANKYEAYLG, encoded by the coding sequence ATGACGGTGCTGAAGGTGGAGCTCTGTGTGGGGTGCGGGGTCTGTGCAAAGGCCTGCCCCTACTCGGCCATTTCAGTTTTTGAAGATAGTGTGAGGAGGATAGTCTTCGACCCGAAGAAATGCGAAGAATGCTCCTTTGAGTGCAACGAAGCCTGCCCAACGGGGGCGCTGGAAGGGAAGCCAGACAAAAGGGAGCTGGTCTTTGAGTTTGCCTACTGTGCCATCTGCGAGAAAAGGCTCAACGTCGTGAAGGAGGAAGCCGAATATCTTGCAAAAAAGCTGATTGAGCTGGGTGAAAACCCTGAGATTGCCTTTCTCTGTGATGACTGCAAGAGGAAAAGGCTGTTTGGCGTTGCCAACAAATATGAGGCTTACCTGGGGTGA
- a CDS encoding iron-containing alcohol dehydrogenase, with protein sequence MLWESQIPINQVFELRCRSITYFGVGAINKFYDIAKDLKENRGITRVILVTGKSSYKKCGAWDVVKPALEEYGIEYVHYDKVGPNPTVDMIDEATQLGKEFGAQAVIGIGGGSPIDSAKSVAILLEYTDKTARDLYELKFTPTKAKPIIAVNTTHGTGTEVDRFAVASIPEKEYKPAIAYDCIYPLYSIDDPALMTKLPADQTRYVTIDALNHITEAATTKVASPYSILLAQETARLIFDYLPEALSHPDNLQARYYLLYASAIAGISFDNGLLHFTHALEHPLSAVKPELPHGLGLAILLPAVIKHIYPATARILAEVYRPLVPEAKGVPGEAELVAKKVEEWLFNIGITEKLTDVGFTEEDVDKLTELAMTTPSLDLLLSLAPIEATRETVAAIYRDSLYPLSK encoded by the coding sequence ATGTTGTGGGAGTCCCAGATCCCCATAAATCAGGTGTTTGAACTTCGCTGCAGGTCCATAACTTACTTCGGTGTTGGTGCCATTAACAAGTTCTACGACATAGCCAAGGATCTTAAGGAAAATCGCGGCATAACCAGGGTCATTCTCGTCACCGGAAAGAGCTCATACAAGAAGTGCGGTGCTTGGGACGTTGTCAAGCCTGCCCTGGAGGAGTACGGCATTGAGTACGTTCACTACGACAAGGTAGGCCCGAACCCGACCGTTGATATGATCGATGAGGCCACTCAGCTCGGTAAAGAGTTCGGAGCCCAGGCCGTTATTGGCATTGGTGGAGGAAGTCCAATAGACAGCGCCAAGAGCGTTGCGATTCTGCTGGAGTACACCGACAAGACTGCCAGGGACCTTTACGAGCTTAAGTTCACCCCAACGAAGGCCAAGCCCATCATAGCCGTGAACACTACCCACGGAACCGGAACTGAGGTTGACAGGTTTGCGGTGGCTTCGATTCCGGAGAAGGAGTACAAGCCGGCCATAGCCTACGACTGTATCTACCCGCTCTACTCGATTGATGACCCTGCCCTCATGACCAAGCTTCCGGCCGACCAGACTCGCTACGTAACCATTGATGCGCTCAACCACATCACCGAGGCCGCCACCACCAAGGTCGCCAGCCCGTACTCAATACTCCTCGCCCAGGAGACCGCCAGGCTGATATTCGACTACCTCCCGGAGGCCCTGTCCCACCCGGACAACCTGCAGGCTAGGTACTACCTGCTCTACGCCTCCGCGATAGCGGGCATATCCTTCGACAACGGCCTGCTCCACTTCACCCACGCCCTCGAGCACCCGCTCAGCGCCGTGAAGCCGGAACTCCCGCACGGACTTGGTCTCGCCATTCTCCTGCCGGCGGTTATCAAGCACATCTACCCGGCCACCGCCAGGATACTCGCCGAAGTCTACAGGCCGCTCGTCCCGGAGGCCAAGGGAGTCCCAGGAGAGGCGGAGCTCGTCGCAAAGAAGGTTGAGGAGTGGCTCTTCAACATTGGAATCACTGAGAAGCTCACCGACGTTGGCTTCACTGAGGAGGACGTTGACAAGCTCACCGAACTCGCCATGACCACCCCGAGCCTTGACCTGTTGCTCTCACTTGCCCCGATTGAGGCTACCAGGGAGACCGTCGCGGCCATCTACCGCGACTCACTCTACCCGCTCAGCAAGTGA
- a CDS encoding 4Fe-4S dicluster domain-containing protein, producing the protein MEKKLFINLGRCIACRACEVACEKEHGISFITVYEFRDIAVPLNCRHCEKAPCIEVCPTKAIYRDEDGAVVIDESKCIGCYMCSAVCPYAIPIVDPIKELAVKCDLCAERRKEGRDPLCAAVCPTDAIIYADLNELMEEKRRRKAERIVEAQRKAVETLAYFG; encoded by the coding sequence ATGGAGAAAAAGCTGTTTATAAACCTCGGGCGCTGCATTGCCTGCCGCGCCTGCGAGGTAGCCTGTGAGAAGGAGCACGGAATTTCATTCATCACGGTCTACGAGTTCAGGGACATAGCGGTTCCCCTTAACTGCCGCCACTGTGAGAAGGCTCCGTGTATCGAAGTCTGCCCAACGAAGGCCATCTACCGCGACGAAGATGGCGCAGTTGTGATAGACGAGTCCAAGTGTATCGGCTGCTACATGTGTTCGGCCGTCTGCCCCTACGCGATTCCGATAGTTGACCCGATAAAGGAGCTGGCTGTGAAGTGTGACCTATGTGCCGAAAGAAGGAAGGAGGGCAGAGATCCGCTCTGCGCTGCGGTCTGTCCCACCGATGCGATAATCTACGCTGACCTCAACGAGCTGATGGAGGAGAAGAGGAGGCGCAAGGCCGAGCGCATCGTCGAAGCCCAGAGGAAGGCGGTCGAAACGCTCGCCTACTTCGGGTGA
- a CDS encoding FAD-dependent oxidoreductase, translating into MSGMRFAFLCRERPEPTGKKIAVIGAGPAGLAATGYLVCQGHEVHVYDKLPEPGGLMLFGIPEFRIPIYRVREGYEELERVYNVKFFTRTKVYFGNPEGESGDEFVENRVDFNELVEKYDAVLIATGTWKCWIPNIEGAEFEGVFPALEYLFRIKSAKLGHMDWSKVTPVEGKKVLVVGAGHTAVDAALESVLLGADKVYLSYRRTIREAPAGAYEINLLQQRGVKWLERTMPVRIIGENGKVRAVELVKTKLSEPDESGRRRPVPIEGSNFQIDVDYVIFAVGQSPTPPFAEEIGIAVDRKGRIVVDNRHMTSREGVFAAGDVVLGPSKVGRAVKDGLYAAEAMHMWLMGR; encoded by the coding sequence ATGAGCGGGATGAGGTTTGCGTTCCTGTGTAGGGAAAGACCAGAACCAACTGGGAAGAAGATAGCCGTTATCGGAGCCGGACCGGCAGGCTTGGCGGCAACTGGCTACCTTGTCTGTCAGGGTCATGAGGTTCATGTTTACGACAAGTTGCCGGAGCCTGGAGGATTAATGCTATTTGGCATACCAGAGTTCAGGATTCCAATATACCGCGTTAGAGAAGGCTATGAAGAATTAGAAAGGGTCTACAATGTCAAGTTCTTCACCAGAACCAAAGTGTACTTCGGGAATCCGGAAGGAGAATCAGGAGACGAGTTCGTTGAGAACAGGGTAGACTTCAATGAACTCGTGGAGAAGTACGACGCAGTACTAATAGCAACAGGAACGTGGAAGTGCTGGATTCCAAATATAGAGGGAGCGGAGTTTGAGGGTGTCTTCCCGGCCCTCGAGTATCTCTTTAGGATAAAGAGCGCCAAGCTCGGCCACATGGATTGGAGCAAGGTCACGCCAGTGGAGGGCAAGAAAGTGTTGGTCGTTGGTGCCGGCCACACAGCCGTCGATGCCGCCTTGGAGAGCGTTCTCCTTGGAGCGGATAAGGTGTACCTCAGCTACCGCAGGACGATAAGGGAGGCTCCTGCCGGGGCCTACGAGATTAACCTCCTCCAGCAGAGGGGTGTGAAGTGGCTGGAGAGGACGATGCCGGTTAGGATAATAGGTGAGAACGGAAAGGTCAGAGCCGTGGAGCTGGTGAAGACCAAGCTCAGTGAGCCCGACGAGAGCGGTAGGAGGAGGCCCGTTCCAATAGAAGGTTCGAACTTCCAGATAGACGTGGATTATGTCATCTTCGCCGTCGGTCAGAGCCCCACTCCACCCTTCGCGGAAGAAATCGGTATAGCCGTCGATAGGAAGGGCAGGATCGTAGTTGATAACAGGCACATGACAAGCAGGGAAGGTGTTTTCGCCGCAGGAGACGTTGTTTTAGGTCCCTCAAAGGTTGGTAGGGCTGTTAAGGATGGCCTGTATGCTGCTGAGGCCATGCACATGTGGCTGATGGGGAGGTGA